AAGCCAAGGAGTAGGTGGTGGTTGTGTTGGCATTGAAACTCTGAAGTTTGGCGGTGGTGCAGTAGATGTGCAAGGAAATAGAAATATTGAAGTTTCTTTGTTGTTGAGCTGTTATCCGTTGCCTGCTGGTGTTTGTTTACAAACTCGGGATTATtctgattttttttttgaagGGAGCGGCTGGCTACTCATCGCTCGCCACTCATCCACTCACCAACAATCTACGTCTCGTCCGTCCATCTTCCAGTTTTTTCTTCACATTTCCTTGCATATTTGTGGCTTTATATCTCGACCAGTACTTTTGCCTTGCCAATCAGAATCGAACAAACAGCAACAAAGCACAAAGATGGTGTGCAAAAAGTGTGAAAAGGTCTGTCAGCATGCCCTCCACCATCCGCCGTTTGAACCATTTTGCTGACATACTGCACAGAAAACATCAACATTGGCCACAACAGACCCCTTCCAgcctgcttcttccacccGAAAGATTGGGGAGAACAAGTTATTAAGTGCAAGAGCAAAGGCAGCCCCGTACACTAAGCCGGGACAAGGGTCTAAAAAAGGAAGCATTAACCCATATGGAAACAAGTGCATCGATTGCAAGGTGAGTATCCATATACCAATCTTCAAGATATCTTTTAACGGAGCTGATTGAATGCTGCAGCAATCAGTACAGCAGAATAATGCCACTCGATGTCAAAAATGCGCGTATAAGAAGGTGGGTTTCATTGTGCTAGGAATGCGACGTTCGTTAAGTACTAATGGCATCTGTAGGGACTCTGTGCTATTTGCGGTAACCTTATTCTAGACACATCTCGTGAGTATTTCGCACAATTTATTGAGATTTTTTAAGGTCGATGACTAATAATTATCAGGCTACAAGCAGACAGCAAAATAAAACAGATACCCAGTCGTCAAGTTTCTTTCCGTCATTTTCGCTACATGAATGTTGTATGAACAAGTAAATGCAAATATTGTAAGCAACAGGTAAATATACACAAGGAAATAAAACCGAATTGGGCATATGAATAGAGGGAATCTAGAACATTTTGACGTCAAGTATCTCACTTGGTTTTTCGTATCAGACTTCCAAATCTCTTCagtcctttttctttcgcCGGCGCTGGCGGTGCTTCTTCGTCTACATCATTTTCCGCTACCACATTGCCACTTGATCTGCTCGCGATTCGCATCATATTCTTCGCCCTAATACTCAGACTCGAAACACTTCTGTTTTTGCCATGACCGAGTTCACTAGGACCTAAGGGGCTCGTCAACGATCTACGATGGTCCTTCTTTCGTGCGCTTCCCGTTCTACTAGGAGTTCGGAAAGGAGGGCTTGTAGGCGTAGTGATGCCAGCGCGGACGGGAGTTGAAGGCGTATTATGAGTAGTAGAGGTGGATTCGCGAGGTGTGTGGGTATGAGTGCTTGCACTATGGACAGTAAGGGGTTGACCACCGGAGGAAGGCAATCTACCAATCCTCAAAGGAGGCAGATTATAGCCCTCCGAACCCATCGTTGAAGTGATGTTCGGTTCTCTGTGGTCAGAGAAAGAACGGTCGGCGGATGAGCGGTGAAAGCTGATCGAAATGGACGGCTGGCTTTTAGTCGAGCTGTAGTATTTGCCGTGATCAGACGAGTCGGGAGCGaatgaagggaaggaagggaaatggTCGTCCGAagaagcagatgatgaggggAAACCAGCCTCCTCAGCGAAGGATTTGTATAGTTCTCATCAAGGAATAAGCAAAGACTACAAATTCAGCAGTTAAAAAACTCACGGTTCTTCAAAATCTCGTAGAAGGCGACATCTCTGCATATCCGCTTATGCACTTCCAAACTGTCCTGAATTGCGCGCACGTATTGTATTATGGCGGTTTTGAGCTGCTGAATTTCCTCACAATCTTCCGGGTGACTGTCCAAATAAGTGCCCTCAATAAACAGCTGGATGAGTGGACGAAAATTAGTTACTATTGCCTGTTGACAGCTTACCATTCACGTATCCACGTACCTCGCGATATCTCTTGATTCTCTCACTGACCGGTGAGTCCACGGCATTGTTGATGGCTGTTCCCAAAGCCTTCGATCTATAGCAATGTCAGTTCCAACCTTCCAAACCAACTGCTGATCAAACTCACTCGGGCAGTCGACCATTTTCCCCTCTGCTCGATTTCTGCAAACTCTTGATAGCTGCCTTGATCTCCATTATGGCCATTGCTATTGGAGCAATCTGCTCATATCGAATGTTGACAATTTCGCCACGGCAAAGCACACCTGGGAGTTCGTCCTTTGCTGCAAGAACATCAATCACTGCGCGCACGTTCACGAGGATAGCTCACTTATCAACAAAGTCTTTTCTGTCCACGCCAAGGCcgtttctctctcccctGGGTCCTTCAAATACGGTCTCACACTGCTGAATCTCCTGATCCCATTCCACCTCCAATAACTTTGGACGTTGTCCGACACATTCTCCCCAAAGACAGGGTTAGTCAAGTCAGGTTCAGGGGTTACAGGCATAATCCATATGACGGGGTCGGTACCACGTTTGATGGACTCTGGTGGAGGTATTTTGGAGCGATGGATCGTGGCCTGGCGATATTTGGTTTGCAAAATGTCACAGCTTGCTCCAGATGTCAACGCCCTTTCGGGAAAACATAAATTCAAGTTACTCACAAATCCGTGTACTTTTGCCCTACTTGGGCCCTGATCACATAATCTTTGTTCTTGTCCAGTGAAAGAATGTCTCCGAAGTATGCCACCCTAAAGTACTCCTGTTTTGGCCTCGGCGCCTCCCCGATAGTCATCCACAGCTTCGCTTGATGTCCGAGAAGTTCAGTGATCATGTTAATGTCGTATGTGAGCCTTTGATGCTGGGTGATGAGCTCTTGACAAAGGTTGATGGAGAACTCATGAGCTTCGGCTTGTGCTATAAGCGGTAGTCAGAATCGTCGTTAGGTATAAGAGTTGGGCTTACCAAGATATCCCAGGATGTGATAGTAGATTGCCTGTTTTCTTGCAAACTCACTATGAGCAGGTAGCTCCAAATCGCCCCATCTTCCAGCATCCACCCAATGTTCGTCTCCCACTTTCCACTTATAGATGTCGGCATGCAATTTCAACGCAAGCCCAGCTCCGAGCCAGTTCTTGACGCTCTTGCTATTTTTCACCAGCTCATGCACATATCTCACATACAAGCCTTTCCTACCCATCGCGCTGACAAAATTCATCAGCTGGTAAATTGCGGTGGCGCGCTCATCATGCCATAGCGGGCCAACAGGTACGTCCCGAAGAGCCAATAGTAGGTCAATGAAGTACTCGGCCTGAGAGAGGAAGCTTGAGAGCTTGGTAGTAAACGATGGATGAATCTCCGGAGAGGATTCGAAGACGTTACGAAGTTCGGCAACAAAATAAGATTTCAGCGTGGGGTCAGACGAAGAGGGAGTGGCTTCGGCCGTGAACTATCGAAACATTCAGTTACGCTATTTTTCACTACATCCTTAATTGTACTTACCAGTTTATCCAGGGTCACAAAGACTTCTGTCTCTATAGAAGTGCACTCCTTATCCAGGAGATGCTCAGCATATATTAAGGAGAACAGTATTTCGACTGCCGTCTCACACAATACATCGTGGCCTGATTGACACAGCTCCAGCACCTTGCTTCCCAATCCGGTGAACTTCGTCTGATACCCTCCCATCCTTAACGCGTGACCCCCAGGGATGTCAAGAGGCCATCCAACTGCGTTCCAAAGCCTCAACAGTAGCCTCGCACCGCCCTCCCTCAAATCTCCAGAAATGATCCATTCTGCTCGTCGACGTTGAGGCGTTTGGTCTTCCAGAGTTAACTCTTCAGATCCGCAGAAGTCGCATAAGAGTTCAAAACATTTTCGCCAGAGATTGGCATCGAATCCCTCGATTTTACTAGGGAAAATGCTGTTCCCAGTAGATTTGGGAGGAGACGGTACAAATATATCGTCTTCCATTACCGTCGCGATGCACTCGAGAAGCTTCAGTAAGCCGCTGAAGCACATTGATCTCAGGGTAAGCCATTGGCTCGGGAAAGCCTCAAAGCTGATAACAGATTTGACAAAGTCGAAGGAGTGGATAAAGAGCTTTCCGCAAGACTCTGCACCTTCGATTTCCAATGTTTCTCTGATCCACCTAATGATGCTGTCTACCGGAGTAGCCAGGATCACATTCACGATGACAACTGCACACTCTGCGAGACCGCAATTAAACAGCTCTGATGCAGACATGCCAGAGTCATTCGCATTCTGATGGGCCTcgaagagagatggaggtggTAATTGAGAGATAAGGGCGAAGGGGTAAGAAGTAGGGAATATATCGGGAGTATCTTCCCAGATGGACGAAGTGATTGAAGAGCGTTGTCTGTGGAAGGCATCGAGGGTTCGTGGATTGGAGAGTTCTGCGTATGAGGAATAGAGTCCTGAAAGAAGGGTCAGACAATACTCGAGgttatcttcttcctgtcgCTTGACGTCTTCATTCGCTTGAACTTGCGGGGATACGTAGCACTGTTGTAGCTTATCTGTCATCCAGGCCAAGCCCTACATTCTCGTCATCTATCATCCTGCTATATGAGCTTGCTCCGATTACTTACTGTGACAGCCAACCTATTACACTCTAGCCATTTCATCCTTCGCCCATCCTTTGCCGTTTGATCAGGCTCCATGCCTCCGCTGTACTCATCGAATCGTCCAAGATGAGGTTTCAACCACCTCACAATGGCAGGAACCAACAATCTCCTGCTCTCTGACATCTCAAAAGTATTCTTGACGACctgcaacaacaacaacagcttATAGACAGCAATACTTCCTGTGGCGTACGAGAGAGTGTCGGCAAAAGCAATGATTATCTCGGCTATTTCAAGAGGCTGGAAGATATGGGCGAGATCGGGAAGAATATTGGCATAATGCTGCACGGCCAAAGTCTGGGTACCGATGAGGCTCTTGTCAGGTGATTCCATGAGATTATTGATTTCCTTCAAAATGTGCTTGATCTGGCTCTGAAACTCTGCTTCAATATGCGCCGAAGTGACATCGGCCCCGACACTTCTCCCACGATCCTGTTCTCGTGAACGAATGATGAACTGGAAGAACAGGTGCCAAACTTTCAAGAACAGTCGATAATCTTTCGTATGCGGCAAGGCCATTACTGACTTCATCGAGCGAAGTAGTTGAAACGAAGCGGCCGGAAAGTGAAATTGTTTGCTGGTGTACATATGAAGAATAGCCTTGAAGTTGGGGAAGCGCCTGTCATTGGCCATTGTGAGGACTTTGACCATGCCTTTGAAAACAAGATCGTTCAGTTGCTCCTGTCGTTCACTCAGGCTAGTCACCAGGATACCGAACAATGAATCCAACACCTGCGGCACAAATCGGGaaatctcttcctcttccacaaAACCAAACATCTTGAGCATCTCGCAAAGTCCGATGGCATTTTCCGACTCTGTCGCAGTCTGCCAGGCGAACAAGGAGCGAAGTGTCTCATCCTGTGTATGAACACTCGAGCAAAGCCTGGTTCTGATCATAACCCTATCTCTCAAAGGGGACATACCCTTGAGAATCGTATCAGGCAGAACAGGATCGTGAGCCCAGTCCTTCGCACTATGCGGGGCGTCGAAATACAGACTTGGCGTTGATTGAAAGTTCTTATCCATGTGGTAGAGCACAAGCTCatgatcatcatccttgacAAATATGTTCGCAGTTGAAATCGGAAGATAGGTAAAGGCGAACGGCTTTTCAGCCTCGTCCGCAGTCATTTGCTTGTTTTTACTCTTGGAGCCGAACGTaagaaaaagatggtaTTCTGACAACTGGACTGGGAGAGGTATCTTGACAAGTTCGTCGTACACCGGTTTGTCGTTATGGTGGAATACCATTGAATTCCATTGGGACGTACCGGGTTCGCCTGATCCGCCTGCCATGATAGCATCTTCAACAACAGTCCCATCTGcctttctcatctccatAGTCACCTGCACATCACTGTTGTAACCAGGTGAAACGTTTTTCTTCAGTCTCATAGAaccggaagaggaagaaggtgcaGATGTGAAGGAAGCTGAACATAGCTTGATGTAGAGATCATGTCGTGAATGGCCAGGGAAGACGACATCTGGGAACGAGAGACGAGATGTAAGAGGGATGTCCAACAAAAGGGAGGGATGTTCGCGAACAAGCTGAGGGGCTGGGCCGCGTAATGATTTGAGATAGAGAACGATACTCTGTGCTCTATATGATCGAATAACATCAGATGAATATCTATAAAAGCCAAAGAGACAGCTCACCTTGAAAAATCCATGTATTGTTTGACGCGATTGTGAATCACATCATCAAACATTCCCGCAaaatccttctcttccctcggGACATAGATCTTCACGCTTTGCTCCACCCCTCCGCCATCCCTATCCAGGCCATCGCCCATCAACTTGCTCATCGGAGGCAAAAGCATGACAGCCCAACCTAACGGTCTCCTAACTCTGACTTTCCCGCCAAATCCTGATCCTCCACCAATCGTACTGGAAGGTGCATTAGTGGTGCCTGTTGTTGTCGGCGGTCGATGAGTCTCTGGTCCATAGGCAGAGGTGACGGAAAAA
This Cryptococcus neoformans var. neoformans JEC21 chromosome 9 sequence DNA region includes the following protein-coding sequences:
- a CDS encoding cytoplasm protein, putative; its protein translation is MSSQQPYMASSYHSFRDSAPGPSRSQHVTGTWQPLPYIYSGFVIYPFHPEVPPPTPTTLDETSPKLPPFVPQHGLDILPWSGGKPDLAGGDLYPQGERNPYEIRLDIGDEFYAFEEYRCPIEEDGRGDLWYRGFVVQAVSITSLSPVIPSEAMSAQTVSFPRPEPSVLTGIFPASVCHIRPGNENDTGELSIAYEKAIQAAEQRNRRVLEESDYNLRALGTGILSEMDTVKEEDEGYAGLVSKPQNFGLERGVVEVGSSEGRPVDALSRKGSKNSFSKPNRPKSLVLEQRKTVIEEDKDQPPLPRLTAGDSTAGGQQWPLIDEIACAIREWYSRLPTYLANREYRLFNTVTQHIDALSLGRRQLLSQMLSGDELVRVRRECVSRLVKCNVAQGLDVIVRNLEDGSVVVVDRERAYSGTKWVGGISCYVYQVRLAYIDVIPLDNVFAEVFLTPQKAVFQSHTLTSSKGELSDLPAGSFYHLFLELRAFVANPCAPGETAELYFSLYNKADKRFISEEYCLILNHYGSPARDSEQRLGRIRTLFTDLKVEDLAPDTYLVCKIIRNGAMKMRSDDSMLPASLSASVAGQRSSLYGISETGLSGHNQWRGDSLMNLTDDSFSVTSAYGPETHRPPTTTGTTNAPSSTIGGGSGFGGKVRVRRPLGWAVMLLPPMSKLMGDGLDRDGGGVEQSVKIYVPREEKDFAGMFDDVIHNRVKQYMDFSRAQSIVLYLKSLRGPAPQLVREHPSLLLDIPLTSRLSFPDVVFPGHSRHDLYIKLCSASFTSAPSSSSGSMRLKKNVSPGYNSDVQVTMEMRKADGTVVEDAIMAGGSGEPGTSQWNSMVFHHNDKPVYDELVKIPLPVQLSEYHLFLTFGSKSKNKQMTADEAEKPFAFTYLPISTANIFVKDDDHELVLYHMDKNFQSTPSLYFDAPHSAKDWAHDPVLPDTILKGMSPLRDRVMIRTRLCSSVHTQDETLRSLFAWQTATESENAIGLCEMLKMFGFVEEEEISRFVPQVLDSLFGILVTSLSERQEQLNDLVFKGMVKVLTMANDRRFPNFKAILHMYTSKQFHFPAASFQLLRSMKSVMALPHTKDYRLFLKVWHLFFQFIIRSREQDRGRSVGADVTSAHIEAEFQSQIKHILKEINNLMESPDKSLIGTQTLAVQHYANILPDLAHIFQPLEIAEIIIAFADTLSYATGSIAVYKLLLLLQVVKNTFEMSESRRLLVPAIVRWLKPHLGRFDEYSGGMEPDQTAKDGRRMKWLECNRLAVTGLAWMTDKLQQCYVSPQVQANEDVKRQEEDNLEYCLTLLSGLYSSYAELSNPRTLDAFHRQRSSITSSIWEDTPDIFPTSYPFALISQLPPPSLFEAHQNANDSGMSASELFNCGLAECAVVIVNVILATPVDSIIRWIRETLEIEGAESCGKLFIHSFDFVKSVISFEAFPSQWLTLRSMCFSGLLKLLECIATVMEDDIFVPSPPKSTGNSIFPSKIEGFDANLWRKCFELLCDFCGSEELTLEDQTPQRRRAEWIISGDLREGGARLLLRLWNAVGWPLDIPGGHALRMGGYQTKFTGLGSKVLELCQSGHDVLCETAVEILFSLIYAEHLLDKECTSIETEVFVTLDKLFTAEATPSSSDPTLKSYFVAELRNVFESSPEIHPSFTTKLSSFLSQAEYFIDLLLALRDVPVGPLWHDERATAIYQLMNFVSAMGRKGLYVRYVHELVKNSKSVKNWLGAGLALKLHADIYKWKVGDEHWVDAGRWGDLELPAHSEFARKQAIYYHILGYLAQAEAHEFSINLCQELITQHQRLTYDINMITELLGHQAKLWMTIGEAPRPKQEYFRVAYFGDILSLDKNKDYVIRAQVGQKYTDFCDILQTKYRQATIHRSKIPPPESIKRGTDPVIWIMPVTPEPDLTNPVFGENVSDNVQSYWRWNGIRRFSSVRPYLKDPGERETALAWTEKTLLITKDELPGVLCRGEIVNIRYEQIAPIAMAIMEIKAAIKSLQKSSRGENGRLPESKALGTAINNAVDSPVSERIKRYRELFIEGTYLDSHPEDCEEIQQLKTAIIQYVRAIQDSLEVHKRICRDVAFYEILKNQLYKSFAEEAGFPSSSASSDDHFPSFPSFAPDSSDHGKYYSSTKSQPSISISFHRSSADRSFSDHREPNITSTMGSEGYNLPPLRIGRLPSSGGQPLTVHSASTHTHTPRESTSTTHNTPSTPVRAGITTPTSPPFRTPSRTGSARKKDHRRSLTSPLGPSELGHGKNRSVSSLSIRAKNMMRIASRSSGNVVAENDVDEEAPPAPAKEKGLKRFGSLIRKTK